A single region of the Stigmatella aurantiaca genome encodes:
- a CDS encoding putative toxin-antitoxin system toxin component, PIN family, whose product MPPSPPTPQAPLSLILDTNVVLDLLLFNDPLARGLSEALSVDKLIAWADRDTLTELERVLTFRDFPREGVNRHALLERYRGLVRLAPEATAPVAGVPRCRDRSDQKFLELAARTGAHWLVSKDRQVLSLADRRGLPFEILSLRQASARLAGFSG is encoded by the coding sequence ATGCCCCCCTCGCCTCCCACCCCTCAGGCGCCGCTGTCGCTGATCCTCGATACCAACGTCGTGCTCGACCTGCTGCTCTTCAATGATCCTCTTGCGCGGGGCCTGAGTGAAGCCCTCTCAGTGGACAAACTGATCGCCTGGGCGGACCGGGACACGCTGACGGAGCTGGAGCGCGTGCTCACCTTTCGTGACTTCCCCCGCGAGGGTGTGAACCGTCACGCCCTGCTCGAGCGCTACCGGGGGCTGGTGCGCCTGGCGCCCGAGGCCACGGCGCCGGTGGCGGGGGTGCCGCGCTGCCGGGACCGGAGTGACCAGAAGTTCCTGGAGCTGGCGGCCCGCACGGGGGCGCACTGGCTGGTGAGCAAGGACCGCCAGGTGCTGTCGCTCGCCGATCGGCGGGGCCTGCCGTTCGAAATCCTCAGCCTCCGGCAGGCCTCCGCGCGGCTCGCGGGCTTCAGCGGCTGA